The Thamnophis elegans isolate rThaEle1 chromosome Z, rThaEle1.pri, whole genome shotgun sequence genome contains a region encoding:
- the MED1 gene encoding mediator of RNA polymerase II transcription subunit 1 isoform X1: MKAVQGNTEESEKLNKMSSLLERLHVKFNPNSRPWTETMKLVRQVMEKRIVMNSGGHQNLITCLETLQKALKVSSLPAMTDRLESIARQNGLGSHLSANGTECYITSDMFYVEVHLDTTGQLRDVKVAHHGENPVSCPELVQHLRERNFNEFSKHLKGLVNLYKVPGDNKLKTKMYLALQSLELDLSKMAGMYWQATNASPLDKILHGSVGYLTPRSGGHLMNLKYYVSPYDLFEEGTGAPIILNENNVPRYLGMNVCVTIEGTLTMNKLPIAPLIMGTHPVDNKGTPSFSSVTSANSVDFPACFFLKFPKPVPVSQAFIQKLQNCTGIPLFDTPPTYVPLYELITQFELSKEEEEEDPCPLHNTMRFYAALPGQQHCYFLNKDAPLPDGRSLQGTLLNKIAFHHPSRVPLILSMIRHQVAYNTLIGSCVKRTVLKEDSPGILQFEVCPLSDSCFSVSFQHPVNDSLVCVVMDVQDSTHVNCKLYKGLSDALICTDDFIAKVVQRCMSIPVTMRAIRRKAETIQADTPALSLIAETVEDMVKKNLPPASSPGYGMTTGNNPMSGTTTPTSTFPGGPISTLFSMSMGIKERHDSVGHGEDFSKVSQNPILTSLLQITGNVGSTIGSSPTPPHHTPPPVSSPASNTKNHPMLMNLLKDNAAQDFSTLYGSSPLERQNSSSGSPRMEMGPGGNKQKKKKSRVLVDKPKHQTEDDFQRELFSMDVDSQNPIFDVNMTTDTLDTPHITPAPSQCSTPPTTYPQSIPHAQPSIQRMVRLSSSDSIGADVTDILSDIAEEASKLPNTNEDCPPIGTPIRDSSSSGHSQSALFDPDVFQSNNSENPYTDPADLIADATVSPNSDSSNQFFPDGVDFNPDLLNSQSQSGFGEDYFDDSSQSGDADDFKGFAPQTISTLGVQVLGGDGGESKFKASSQADTVDFSIITATSKALGASDVLEHHSGSQSPLLSMGELGKDKSQKRVKEGNGSGSSLTGPGLDGKGGKRNRTPSSDGKSKEKVQKRRKVEPEGKSPSHSTSTRPFTPPASTGGSKSPGSSGRSQTPPGVATPPIPKITIQIPKGTVTVGKPSHGQYTSSGSVSSLSSKSHHSHSSSSSSSSSSSSSSSSSSSTSGKIKSSKSDGSSGSKMSGSLYSGQGSSGSGQSKSSTQSVGKPGSSPITKHGLSSGSGGTKIKPQGKPSSLMNPSMSKPNISPSHSRPSGGSDKLASPMKPVPGTPPSSKAKSPISSGSGGSHIPGTGSSSSMKSSSGMGSSSSMSQKPPPSSNSSMGSSSSFSSGSSSMSSSQNQHGSSKGKSPSRNKKPSLTAVIDKLKHGVVTSGPTGEDSVDGQMVQNSSSSGHSMSSKHNLSGNELQGKRERNDKEKSKIPASGGSSESSKKAPDSKSVGSTGVAKIIISKHDGGSPSIKAKVTLQKPGEGSGDGLRPQISSSKNYGSPLISGSTPKHERCSPSHSKSPAYTPQNIDSESESGSSIAEKSYQNSPNSDDGVRPLPEYNSEKHKKHKKEKKKLKDKDRDRDRDKERDKKKSHCIKPESWSKSPISSEQSLSMTSSAILTSDRPSRPSPDFLIGEEDDDLMDVALIRN; encoded by the exons TGTCATCTCTGCCTGCTATGACAGATCGCTTAGAGTCCATTGCTAGACAAAATGG TCTTGGATCTCATCTTAGTGCAAATGGCACTGAATGCTATATAACATCTGACATGTTCTATGTGGAAGTACACTTGGATACTACAGGACAACTGCGTGATGTCAAGGTGGCACATCATGGAGAAAACCCAGTG AGCTGCCCAGAGCTAGTACAGCATCTAAG AGAGAGAAACTTCAATGAATTTTCTAAGCATCTTAAGGGTCTTGTCAATCTATATAAAGTGCCAGGTGACAA caAATTGAAAACTAAAATGTATTTGGCTCTGCAGTCCTTGGAGCTTGATCTTTCAAAGATGGCAGGGATGTATTG GCAAGCCACGAATGCAAGTCCCTTGGACAAAATTCTGCATGGTAGCGTGGGCTATCTCACTCCTAGAAGTGGTg GTCACCTGATGAATCTTAAGTATTATGTTTCTCCTTATGATTTATTTGAAGAAGGAACTGGAGCTCCCATCATTCTGAATGAGAATAATG tTCCTCGTTACCTAGGCATGAATGTATGTGTTACAATTGAGGGAACCTTAACTATGAATAAACTTCCGATTGCCCCTCTGATTATGGGGACTCACCCTGTTGATAACAAAGG gacACCCTCATTCTCCTCAGTTACCAGTGCCAATAGTGTTGATTTTCCAGCTTGCTTCTTTTTGAAATTTCCAAAACCAGTTCCTGTTTCTCAGGCTTTCATTCAGAAACTTCAGAATTGCACCG GTATCCCGCTGTTTGACACTCCTCCAACCTATGTCCCATTATATGAGCTCATCACACAGTTTGAGCtatccaaggaggaggaggaggaggatccttGTCCATTGCACAATACTATGCGCTTTTATGCT GCCTTGCCAGGACAACAGCACTGTTATTTCCTCAACAAAGATGCCCCATTGCCAGATGGACGAAGCCTTCAAGGAACACTGCTTAATAAGATTGCTTTCCACCATCCTAGTCGAGTACCTCTCATTCTCAGTATGATCAGGCATCAAGTGGCTTACAATACACTAATAGGCAGCTGTGTCAAACGAACTGTTTTAAAAGAAG attccccTGGCATCCTGCAGTTTGAAGTCTGCCCTCTTTCTGACTCTTGCTTCAGTGTATCTTTTCAGCACCCTGTTAATGACTCCTTAGTTTGTG TGGTAATGGATGTACAAGATTCTACCCATGTAAACTGTAAATTGTACAAAGGGCTTTCTGATGCACTCATCTGCACAGATGATTTCATTGCAAAGGTTGTTCAAAG GTGCATGTCAATTCCTGTGACTATGAGAGCCATAAGGAGGAAAGCGGAAACAATCCAAGCAGACACACCAGCTTTGTCCCTTATTGCTGAGACAGTCGAAGACATGGTGAAGAAGAATCTTCCTCCTGCAAGCAGTCCAGGATATGGCATGACTACTGGCAACAACCCAATGAGTGGCACCACCACCCCAACCAGTACTTTCCCTGGCGGCCCCATCTCCACTTTATTTAGTATGAGCATGGGCATCAAAGAAAGACATGATTCAGTGGGACATGGGGAGGACTTCAGCAAAGTGTCTCAGAACCCCATTCTTACAAGTTTGCTACAAATCACAGGCAATGTAGGTTCTACTATTGGCTCTAGTCCCACTCCTCCACACCATACACCTCCCCCTGTGTCATCGCCTGCAAGCAACACCAAAAACCATCCAATGCTTATGAATCTTTTGAAGGACAATGCTGCTCAAGATTTCTCAACTCTTTATGGAAGCAGTCCACTTGAGAGACAGAACTCTTCTTCTGGTTCTCCAAGGATGGAAATGGGACCAGGGGGCaataagcaaaaaaagaaaaaatcacgtGTGTTAGTGGATAAACCAAAGCATCAAACTGAAGATGACTTTCAGAGAGAGCTGTTTTCTATGGATGTTGATTCCCAGAACCCCATATTTGATGTCAACATGACCACTGACACTTTAGATACTCCTCATATTACTCCAGCACCCAGTCAGTGCAGTACCCCTCCAACAACCTATCCACAATCTATACCTCATGCCCAACCCAGTATTCAGAGAATGGTCCGGCTCTCCAGTTCAGACAGCATTGGGGCTGATGTTACAGATATTCTTTCTGACATAGCAGAAGAAGCATCTAAACTGCCAAATACCAATGAAGATTGTCCTCCTATTGGGACACCAATAAGAGACTCATCCAGTTCAGGGCATTCACAAAGTGCCCTTTTTGATCCAGATGTTTTTCAGTCAAATAACAGTGAAAACCCATATACTGATCCAGCTGATTTGATTGCTGATGCTACTGTAAGCCCAAATAGTGACTCTTCAAATCAGTTCTTCCCAGATGGAGTTGACTTTAACCCTGATCTCCTGAACAGCCAGAGCCAAAGCGGTTTTGGAGAAGACTATTTTGATGATAGCAGCCAGAGCGGAGACGCTGATGACTTCAAGGGCTTTGCACCACAAACGATAAGTACTCTGGGTGTGCAAGTACTGGGGGGAGATGGAGGGGAGAGTAAGTTCAAGGCAAGCAGCCAAGCGGACACAGTCGACTTTAGTATTATCACTGCTACCAGCAAGGCTCTGGGAGCTTCTGATGTATTGGAGCATCATAGTGGAAGCCAGAGCCCCTTACTGAGTATGGGAGAATTGGGGAAAGATAAATCACAGAAGCGGGTCAAGGAGGGTAATGGATCTGGGAGTTCTTTAACGGGCCCTGGGCTGGATGGCAAGGGTGGAAAACGCAATCGCACCCCATCCAGTGATGGAAAGAGTAAAGAAAAGGTCCAGAAGCGGAGGAAGGTGGAGCCAGAAGGCAAATCTCCTTCTCATAGTACATCCACCAGACCTTTCACCCCACCAGCAAGCACAGGTGGCTCAAAATCTCCTGGAAGTTCAGGCAGGTCTCAAACACCCCCTGGGGTAGCTACTCCTCCCATCCCTAAAATCACCATCCAGATTCCCAAGGGAACAGTGACTGTTGGCAAACCTTCCCATGGGCAGTACACAAGCAGTGGCTCAGTCTCTTCTTTGAGCAGCAAAAGTCATCACAgtcattcctcctcctcttcttcgtccTCCTCGTCATCGTCATCCTCTTCGTCTTCCTCCTCGACGTCAGGCAAAATAAAGAGCAGCAAGTCGGATGGGTCTTCGGGGTCCAAGATGAGCGGCAGCCTCTACTCAGGCCAAGGCAGCTCTGGTTCAGGTCAGTCCAAAAGCTCCACCCAATCAGTGGGCAAGCCTGGGTCCTCCCCAATCACAAAACACGGCCTCAGCAGCGGCTCTGGAGGTACCAAGATCAAACCTCAAGGGAAGCCTTCATCGCTTATGAACCCTTCCATGAGTAAACCAAACATTTCTCCTTCTCATTCTAGACCCTCGGGCGGTTCTGACAAGCTGGCCTCTCCGATGAAACCTGTTCCAGGTACTCCCCCGTCATCTAAAGCAAAGTCCCCTATTAGTTCCGGTTCTGGAGGTTCACACATTCCTGGGACAGGATCAAGTTCAAGCATGAAGTCATCTTCAGGGATGGGATCTTCCAGTTCCATGTCCCAGAAGCCACCTCCTTCTTCAAATTCTTCAATGGGATCTTCATCTTCcttttcatctggcagctcttcCATGTCTTCATCTCAGAATCAGCATGGCAGTTCCAAAGGCAAGTCTCCAAGCCGAAACAAAAAGCCATCCCTGACTGCTGTCATTGACAAACTCAAACATGGGGTTGTCACCAGTGGCCCCACTGGGGAAGATTCAGTGGATGGACAAATGGTCCAGAATTCCAGTTCGTCAGGCCACTCCATGTCCTCCAAGCACAATCTGTCAGGGAATGAATTGCAGGGGAAACGAGAAAGAAATGACAAGGAGAAATCCAAAATCCCTGCTTCAGGAGGTTCCTCTGAATCTTCCAAGAAAGCACCTGATTCAAAGAGTGTTGGAAGCACTGGAGTGGCCAAAATCATAATCAGTAAACATGATGGCGGTTCTCCTAGTATTAAAGCCAAAGTTACCTTGCAAAAACCTGGGGAAGGAAGTGGGGATGGCTTAAGGCCTCAGATATCATCTTCCAAAAATTATGGATCACCCCTGATAAGTGGATCAACTCCAAAGCATGAGCGTTGTTCTCCTAGCCACAGTAAGTCACCTGCATATACACCCCAAAATATTGACAGTGAGAGTGAATCTGGATCATCTATAGCAGAAAAATCCTATCAGAATAGCCCCAACTCTGATGATGGAGTTAGGCCTCTTCCAGAATATAACTCAGAAAAgcataaaaaacacaaaaaagaaaagaagaaactgaaAGATAAAGACCGTGACAGGGATcgtgacaaagagagagacaaaaagaaatctCACTGCATAAAGCCAGAAAGCTGGTCTAAATCTCCCATCTCTTCAGAACAGTCCCTGTCTATGACAAGCAGTGCCATCCTTACATCAGATAGACCATCTAGGCCCAGCCCTGATTTCTTGATTGGGGAGGAAGATGATGATCTCATGGATGTTGCCCTGATAAGAAATTGA
- the MED1 gene encoding mediator of RNA polymerase II transcription subunit 1 isoform X2 — translation MKAVQGNTEESEKLNKMSSLLERLHVKFNPNSRPWTETMKLVRQVMEKRIVMNSGGHQNLITCLETLQKALKVSSLPAMTDRLESIARQNGLGSHLSANGTECYITSDMFYVEVHLDTTGQLRDVKVAHHGENPVSCPELVQHLRERNFNEFSKHLKGLVNLYKVPGDNKLKTKMYLALQSLELDLSKMAGMYWQATNASPLDKILHGSVGYLTPRSGGHLMNLKYYVSPYDLFEEGTGAPIILNENNVPRYLGMNVCVTIEGTLTMNKLPIAPLIMGTHPVDNKGTPSFSSVTSANSVDFPACFFLKFPKPVPVSQAFIQKLQNCTGIPLFDTPPTYVPLYELITQFELSKEEEEEDPCPLHNTMRFYAALPGQQHCYFLNKDAPLPDGRSLQGTLLNKIAFHHPSRVPLILSMIRHQVAYNTLIGSCVKRTVLKEDSPGILQFEVCPLSDSCFSVSFQHPVNDSLVCVVMDVQDSTHVNCKLYKGLSDALICTDDFIAKVVQRCMSIPVTMRAIRRKAETIQADTPALSLIAETVEDMVKKNLPPASSPGYGMTTGNNPMSGTTTPTSTFPGGPISTLFSMSMGIKERHDSVGHGEDFSKVSQNPILTSLLQITGNVGSTIGSSPTPPHHTPPPVSSPASNTKNHPMLMNLLKDNAAQDFSTLYGSSPLERQNSSSGSPRMEMGPGGNKQKKKKSRVLVDKPKHQTEDDFQRELFSMDVDSQNPIFDVNMTTDTLDTPHITPAPSQCSTPPTTYPQSIPHAQPSIQRMVRLSSSDSIGADVTDILSDIAEEASKLPNTNEDCPPIGTPIRDSSSSGHSQSALFDPDVFQSNNSENPYTDPADLIADATVSPNSDSSNQFFPDGVDFNPDLLNSQSQSGFGEDYFDDSSQSGDADDFKGFAPQTISTLGVQVLGGDGGESKFKASSQADTVDFSIITATSKALGASDVLEHHSGSQSPLLSMGELGKDKSQKRVKEGNGSGSSLTGPGLDGKGGKRNRTPSSDGKSKEKVQKRRKVEPEGKSPSHSTSTRPFTPPASTGGSKSPGSSGRSQTPPGVATPPIPKITIQIPKGTVTVGKPSHGQYTSSGSVSSLSSKSHHSHSSSSSSSSSSSSSSSSSSSTSGKIKSSKSDGSSGSKMSGSLYSGQGSSGSDPRAVLTSWPLR, via the exons TGTCATCTCTGCCTGCTATGACAGATCGCTTAGAGTCCATTGCTAGACAAAATGG TCTTGGATCTCATCTTAGTGCAAATGGCACTGAATGCTATATAACATCTGACATGTTCTATGTGGAAGTACACTTGGATACTACAGGACAACTGCGTGATGTCAAGGTGGCACATCATGGAGAAAACCCAGTG AGCTGCCCAGAGCTAGTACAGCATCTAAG AGAGAGAAACTTCAATGAATTTTCTAAGCATCTTAAGGGTCTTGTCAATCTATATAAAGTGCCAGGTGACAA caAATTGAAAACTAAAATGTATTTGGCTCTGCAGTCCTTGGAGCTTGATCTTTCAAAGATGGCAGGGATGTATTG GCAAGCCACGAATGCAAGTCCCTTGGACAAAATTCTGCATGGTAGCGTGGGCTATCTCACTCCTAGAAGTGGTg GTCACCTGATGAATCTTAAGTATTATGTTTCTCCTTATGATTTATTTGAAGAAGGAACTGGAGCTCCCATCATTCTGAATGAGAATAATG tTCCTCGTTACCTAGGCATGAATGTATGTGTTACAATTGAGGGAACCTTAACTATGAATAAACTTCCGATTGCCCCTCTGATTATGGGGACTCACCCTGTTGATAACAAAGG gacACCCTCATTCTCCTCAGTTACCAGTGCCAATAGTGTTGATTTTCCAGCTTGCTTCTTTTTGAAATTTCCAAAACCAGTTCCTGTTTCTCAGGCTTTCATTCAGAAACTTCAGAATTGCACCG GTATCCCGCTGTTTGACACTCCTCCAACCTATGTCCCATTATATGAGCTCATCACACAGTTTGAGCtatccaaggaggaggaggaggaggatccttGTCCATTGCACAATACTATGCGCTTTTATGCT GCCTTGCCAGGACAACAGCACTGTTATTTCCTCAACAAAGATGCCCCATTGCCAGATGGACGAAGCCTTCAAGGAACACTGCTTAATAAGATTGCTTTCCACCATCCTAGTCGAGTACCTCTCATTCTCAGTATGATCAGGCATCAAGTGGCTTACAATACACTAATAGGCAGCTGTGTCAAACGAACTGTTTTAAAAGAAG attccccTGGCATCCTGCAGTTTGAAGTCTGCCCTCTTTCTGACTCTTGCTTCAGTGTATCTTTTCAGCACCCTGTTAATGACTCCTTAGTTTGTG TGGTAATGGATGTACAAGATTCTACCCATGTAAACTGTAAATTGTACAAAGGGCTTTCTGATGCACTCATCTGCACAGATGATTTCATTGCAAAGGTTGTTCAAAG GTGCATGTCAATTCCTGTGACTATGAGAGCCATAAGGAGGAAAGCGGAAACAATCCAAGCAGACACACCAGCTTTGTCCCTTATTGCTGAGACAGTCGAAGACATGGTGAAGAAGAATCTTCCTCCTGCAAGCAGTCCAGGATATGGCATGACTACTGGCAACAACCCAATGAGTGGCACCACCACCCCAACCAGTACTTTCCCTGGCGGCCCCATCTCCACTTTATTTAGTATGAGCATGGGCATCAAAGAAAGACATGATTCAGTGGGACATGGGGAGGACTTCAGCAAAGTGTCTCAGAACCCCATTCTTACAAGTTTGCTACAAATCACAGGCAATGTAGGTTCTACTATTGGCTCTAGTCCCACTCCTCCACACCATACACCTCCCCCTGTGTCATCGCCTGCAAGCAACACCAAAAACCATCCAATGCTTATGAATCTTTTGAAGGACAATGCTGCTCAAGATTTCTCAACTCTTTATGGAAGCAGTCCACTTGAGAGACAGAACTCTTCTTCTGGTTCTCCAAGGATGGAAATGGGACCAGGGGGCaataagcaaaaaaagaaaaaatcacgtGTGTTAGTGGATAAACCAAAGCATCAAACTGAAGATGACTTTCAGAGAGAGCTGTTTTCTATGGATGTTGATTCCCAGAACCCCATATTTGATGTCAACATGACCACTGACACTTTAGATACTCCTCATATTACTCCAGCACCCAGTCAGTGCAGTACCCCTCCAACAACCTATCCACAATCTATACCTCATGCCCAACCCAGTATTCAGAGAATGGTCCGGCTCTCCAGTTCAGACAGCATTGGGGCTGATGTTACAGATATTCTTTCTGACATAGCAGAAGAAGCATCTAAACTGCCAAATACCAATGAAGATTGTCCTCCTATTGGGACACCAATAAGAGACTCATCCAGTTCAGGGCATTCACAAAGTGCCCTTTTTGATCCAGATGTTTTTCAGTCAAATAACAGTGAAAACCCATATACTGATCCAGCTGATTTGATTGCTGATGCTACTGTAAGCCCAAATAGTGACTCTTCAAATCAGTTCTTCCCAGATGGAGTTGACTTTAACCCTGATCTCCTGAACAGCCAGAGCCAAAGCGGTTTTGGAGAAGACTATTTTGATGATAGCAGCCAGAGCGGAGACGCTGATGACTTCAAGGGCTTTGCACCACAAACGATAAGTACTCTGGGTGTGCAAGTACTGGGGGGAGATGGAGGGGAGAGTAAGTTCAAGGCAAGCAGCCAAGCGGACACAGTCGACTTTAGTATTATCACTGCTACCAGCAAGGCTCTGGGAGCTTCTGATGTATTGGAGCATCATAGTGGAAGCCAGAGCCCCTTACTGAGTATGGGAGAATTGGGGAAAGATAAATCACAGAAGCGGGTCAAGGAGGGTAATGGATCTGGGAGTTCTTTAACGGGCCCTGGGCTGGATGGCAAGGGTGGAAAACGCAATCGCACCCCATCCAGTGATGGAAAGAGTAAAGAAAAGGTCCAGAAGCGGAGGAAGGTGGAGCCAGAAGGCAAATCTCCTTCTCATAGTACATCCACCAGACCTTTCACCCCACCAGCAAGCACAGGTGGCTCAAAATCTCCTGGAAGTTCAGGCAGGTCTCAAACACCCCCTGGGGTAGCTACTCCTCCCATCCCTAAAATCACCATCCAGATTCCCAAGGGAACAGTGACTGTTGGCAAACCTTCCCATGGGCAGTACACAAGCAGTGGCTCAGTCTCTTCTTTGAGCAGCAAAAGTCATCACAgtcattcctcctcctcttcttcgtccTCCTCGTCATCGTCATCCTCTTCGTCTTCCTCCTCGACGTCAGGCAAAATAAAGAGCAGCAAGTCGGATGGGTCTTCGGGGTCCAAGATGAGCGGCAGCCTCTACTCAGGCCAAGGCAGCTCTGGTTCAG ACCCTCGGGCGGTTCTGACAAGCTGGCCTCTCCGATGA